In Rubrobacter radiotolerans DSM 5868, a genomic segment contains:
- a CDS encoding ParB/RepB/Spo0J family partition protein has product MGRRGLGRGLSALIATGESVGGLKFEELPVSAIRPNALQPRRNFSEAGIKELATSIKGVGILQPLVVRPTESGFELIAGERRLRAAREAGIERVPVLIRQADEDESMELALVENLQREQLNPLETAAAYQALMDSFGLSREQLAARLGKSRTSVTNTLRLVQLPEEVRVMLQDGRISEGHARALLGLKDDRQRLAMAQRIQTEKLSVRKVEELVREAAASPNDPAEESAQEQPTRGKEPKAADGREQLFQSFAQEISRSIELPAKVKKSRAGGKVEIRFRHDSELETIVSLLTGRN; this is encoded by the coding sequence GTGGGTAGACGAGGGCTCGGAAGAGGACTCTCGGCGCTAATCGCCACCGGCGAGAGCGTAGGCGGGCTGAAGTTCGAAGAGCTTCCAGTCTCGGCGATCCGACCGAACGCTCTCCAGCCCAGAAGAAACTTCTCCGAAGCCGGGATAAAGGAACTCGCCACCTCGATAAAGGGTGTCGGGATACTTCAGCCGCTAGTTGTTCGGCCGACCGAGAGCGGGTTCGAGTTGATCGCCGGCGAGCGGCGGCTCAGGGCTGCACGGGAGGCCGGGATAGAACGGGTGCCGGTCCTTATCCGACAGGCCGACGAGGATGAGTCGATGGAGCTGGCGCTGGTAGAGAACCTGCAAAGAGAGCAGCTCAACCCGCTGGAGACGGCCGCCGCCTACCAGGCACTGATGGATAGCTTCGGCCTCAGCCGCGAGCAGCTCGCGGCGAGGCTCGGCAAGAGCAGGACCTCCGTTACAAACACGCTCCGGCTCGTGCAGCTTCCGGAAGAGGTTCGTGTCATGTTGCAGGACGGGAGGATATCGGAGGGCCACGCCCGGGCGCTACTCGGCCTGAAGGACGACCGTCAGCGGCTCGCGATGGCGCAGCGAATCCAGACCGAAAAGCTCTCCGTGAGAAAGGTCGAGGAACTCGTCCGTGAGGCAGCCGCATCCCCGAACGATCCCGCAGAAGAGTCTGCACAAGAGCAGCCAACCCGCGGGAAGGAGCCAAAGGCTGCAGACGGAAGAGAACAACTGTTCCAGAGCTTTGCACAGGAAATCTCACGCTCGATCGAACTCCCCGCAAAGGTGAAGAAGTCAAGAGCCGGCGGAAAAGTCGAGATTCGCTTCAGGCACGACTCCGAACTCGAAACAATCGTAAGCCTCCTGACTGGTAGAAACTAA